In one window of Solanum pennellii chromosome 2, SPENNV200 DNA:
- the LOC107009767 gene encoding uncharacterized protein LOC107009767, with the protein MWKDRQALGGVLVTWELFKTTFLQRFFLREMREDKVEEFINLKQGSMTVKEYSVKFVKLSRYVTSLISNIRDEMSRSLTGITGDLEKKCGSLMLHDNMDLFRLMVHVQQVEESWKKRRIHDTRRPKPHDQEIPSNGGNRNNVGVR; encoded by the coding sequence ATGTGGAAGGATAGACAAGCGTTGGGCGGAGTTTTGGTCACTTGGGAGTTGTTTAAGACAACCTTCCTGCAGAGATTCTTCCtcagggagatgagggaggacaaggttgaggagtttatcaaccttaaacagGGATCAATGACAGTCAAGGAGTATTCtgtgaagtttgttaaactatCCAGGTATGTTACTTCCCTTATATCTAACatcagggatgagatgagtaggtctCTCACAGGAATCACCGGAGATCTGGAGAAGAAGTGTGGTTCTTTGATGCTccacgataacatggacctctttaggttgatggtgcatgtccagcaggtgGAGGAAAGCTGGAAGAAGAGGCGTATCCATGATACTAGGAGGCCTAAGCCTCATGATCAGGAAATTCCTAGCAATGGAGGAAATAGAAACAATGTTGGCGTCCGTTAG